A single genomic interval of Coregonus clupeaformis isolate EN_2021a chromosome 36, ASM2061545v1, whole genome shotgun sequence harbors:
- the LOC121552854 gene encoding sorting nexin-14 isoform X6, translating into MERIRVYLESLKQGLQIDVLREVGRQYPVFCFLLVFMLSLTILLNRYLHILMVFWSFLAGVITFYCSLGPESLLPNILYTIKPKNKQQAQQELFPLGHSCAVCGKVKCKRHRPTLLLENYQPWLDLKVYSKVDASISEVLELVLENFVYPWYRNITDDEACVDELRMTFRFFASVLVRRAQKVDVPSVISGKMMKAAMKHVEIIAKAKQKVKNTEGLQQAALDEYGPDLHFALRSRRDELLYLRKVTEMLFAYLMPPKATDCRSLALLMQEILVGSVFLPTMDFMADPDTVNHMVLIFVDDSPSELAMEPPSTLVPFLQKYADPRTKKTSVLKLELKEIREQQDLLFRFMKFLKQEGAVHVLQFLLTVEEFNDKILCPELSDSELLRLHGEVQNLYETYCLEESIDKISFDPFIVEEIRNIAEGPYEGVVKLQTMRCLFEAYEHVLSLLESVFTPMFCHSDEYFTHLLKGAESPKRDSRMNRIVSKRGETFGISRIGSKIKGVFKSTTMEGAMLPYAMVDAEDEVVEEAAMVVEDDIPVEAASTPGVLRNLSAWSITIPYIDFYDDEVKKERVPVFCIDVERNDMKEVGHETEDWSIFRRYMEFYVLENKLTEFHGSFADAQLPSKRIIGPKNYEFLSSKREEFEEYLQRLLQHPELSNSQLLADFLSPHSMETQFMDKMMPDVNLGKIFRSVPGKIIKEKGQNLEPFIQSFFNSCESPKVKPSRPELTILSSTAEANKKLSNDLYKNNANLSKTLETHNRNYFMEMIAVEGMYDYMMFMGRVMFHMPDWLHHILSGGRILLKNTLEAYMDNYIQHKLEMILQEHRVVSLVTMLRDAVFCENSEERTTGDEQRRAKKAFEEMMNYLPDFVEKCIGQEAKYEGIRLLFDGFQQPLLNKQMTYVLMDIAVEELFPELSKQGQGEPSADSNQ; encoded by the exons ATGGAACGTATTCGAGTTTATCTGGAGAGCCTGAAGCAAGGACTGCAAATTGATGTCCTGAGGGAAGTTGGACGTCAATATCCTGTATTTTGCTTTCTTCTGGTTTTCATGCTATCATTAACTATACTTCTTAATAG GTATCTTCACATTCTGATGGTGTTTTGGTCCTTCCTGGCTGGAGTGATTACGTTCTATTGCTCCCTCGGTCCAGAATCACTCCTGCCCAACATCCTGTACACGATAAAGCCGAAGAACAAA CAGCAAGCGCAACAGGAGCTGTTTCCATTGGGACATAGCTGTGCAGTGTGTGGGAAAGTAAAGTGCAAACGTCACAG ACCAACATTACTCCTAGAAAACTATCAGCCATGGTTGGACTTGAAAGTCTACTCCAAAGTGGATGCTTCCATTTCTGAG GTGCTCGAGTTGGTTCTGGAGAATTTTGTATATCCCTGGTACCG GAACATCACAGATGATGAGGCATGCGTAGATGAACTGAGAATGACCTTTCGGTTCTTTGCATCTGTGTTAGTTCGACGCGCTCAGAAG GTTGATGTCCCCTCAGTTATTTCTGGCAAAATGATGAAAGCAGCCATGAAGCATGTTGAAATCATTGCAAAGGCCAAGCAAAAAG tgaaGAACACTGAGGGTTTGCAGCAGGCTGCTCTGGATGAGTATGGCCCTGACTTACATTTTGCTCTGCGTAGTCGCAGAGATGAGCTGCTTTATCTCAGGAAGGTGACAGAGATGCTCTTTGCCTATCTCATGCCTCCCAAAGCCACTGACTGCAG ATCTCTAGCTCTGCTGATGCAAGAGATCCTGGTAGGCTCTGTGTTCCTCCCAACCATGGACTTCATGGCTGATCCT GATACTGTAAACCACATGGTGCTAATATTTGTTGATGACTCTCCA tctgagctggCCATGGAGCCACCGTCTACCCTGGTTCCATTCCTGCAGAAATATGCTGACCCTCGTACCAAGAAGACATCT GTGCTGAAGCTGGAGCTGAAGGAGATCCGGGAGCAGCAGGACCTTCTGTTCCGCTTCATGAAGTTCCTAAAGCAGGAGGGGGCCGTGCACGTGCTCCAGTTCTTACTCACTGTGG AGGAGTTCAATGATAAGATCCTGTGTCCGGAGCTGAGTGACTCTGAGCTGCTGCGTCTGCATGGTGAGGTGCAGAACCTCTACGAGACCTACTGCCTAGAGGAGAGTATCGACAAGATCAGTTTTGACCCTTTCATCGTCGAGGAAATACGAAACA TTGCAGAGGGGCCGTACGAGGGAGTGGTGAAGCTGCAGACTATGCGCTGCCTGTTTGAGGCCTACGAGCATGTCCTGTCCCTGCTGGAGAGCGTCTTCACCCCCATGTTCTGCCACAGCGATGAG TATTTCACACACCTGCTGAAGGGGGCAGAGTCTCCAAAAAGGGACTCCAGAATGAACAG GATCGTCTCAAAACGAGGGGAGACGTTCGGGATCAGCCGGATCGGCAGCAAAATCAAAGGTGTCTTCAAGAGCACCACCATGGAGGGGGCGATGCTGCCGTACGCCATGGTCGACGCTGAAGATGAAGTG GTTGAGGAAGCTGCTATGGTGGTGGAGGATGACATCCCTGTGgaggcagctagtactccaggaGTCCTGAGGAACCTGTCAGCCTGGAGCATCACCATCCCCTACATTGACTTCTACGATGACGAGGTGAAGAAGGAGAGGGTCCCCGTGTTCTGCATCGACGTGGAACGCAACGACATGAAGGAAG TGGGACATGAAACGGAGGACTGGTCCATCTTCAGAAGATACATGGAATTCTACGTTCTAGAAAATAAACTCACTGAGTTCCATG GCTCATTTGCAGATGCACAGCTCCCTTCCAAAAGAATTATTGGACCAAAGAACTATGAGTTCCTATCATCAAAGAGGGAAGAATTTGAGGAGTATTTGCAG AGACTGCTGCAGCACCCAGAGCTGAGTAACAGTCAGTTGTTAGCAGATTTCCTGTCACCTCACAGCATGGAGACTCAGTTCATGGACAAGATGATGCCTGATGTCAATCTGG GTAAAATATTCAGGTCTGTCCCTGGAAAAATTATAAAAGAG AAAGGACAGAACCTAGAGCCTTTCATCCAGTCCTTCTTCAACTCTTGTGAATCTCCCAAAGTCAAACCCAGCAGGCCTGAGCTGACCATCCTCAGCTCTACTGCTGAGGCCAACAAGAAG CTCTCCAATGACCTGTACAAAAACAATGCTAATCTGTCTAAGACACTGGAGACTCATAACCGGAACTACTTTATGGAGATGATTGCAGTAGAAGGGATGTATGACTACATGATGTTTATGG GTCGAGTCATGTTCCACATGCCAGACTGGTTGCATCACATTCTTTCAGGGGGGCGGATCTTGCTTAAGAACACGTTGGAGGCCTACATGGATAACTACATTCAACACAAACTAGAGATGATCCTGCAGGAGCACCGTGTGGTGTCTCTCGTCACCATGCTCagag ATGCTGTGTTCTGCGAGAACAGTGAGGAACGCACCACAGGAGACGAGCAGAGAAGAGCCAAGAAGGCATTTGAAGAGATGATGAATTATCTGCCAG ACTTTGTGGAAAAGTGCATCGGACAGGAGGCCAAGTACGAGGGCATCCGACTTCTCTTTGACGGCTTCCAGCAGCCACTTCTCAACAAGCAG ATGACTTACGTTCTGATGGATATTGCTGTCGAAGAACTCTTTCCAGAACTCAGCAAG CAGGGACAGGGGGAGCCGTCAGCAGACAGTAACCAGTGA
- the LOC121552854 gene encoding sorting nexin-14 isoform X4, with protein MERIRVYLESLKQGLQIDVLREVGRQYPVFCFLLVFMLSLTILLNRYLHILMVFWSFLAGVITFYCSLGPESLLPNILYTIKPKNKQQAQQELFPLGHSCAVCGKVKCKRHRPTLLLENYQPWLDLKVYSKVDASISEVLELVLENFVYPWYRNITDDEACVDELRMTFRFFASVLVRRAQKVDVPSVISGKMMKAAMKHVEIIAKAKQKVKNTEGLQQAALDEYGPDLHFALRSRRDELLYLRKVTEMLFAYLMPPKATDCRSLALLMQEILVGSVFLPTMDFMADPDTVNHMVLIFVDDSPSELAMEPPSTLVPFLQKYADPRTKKTSVLKLELKEIREQQDLLFRFMKFLKQEGAVHVLQFLLTVEEFNDKILCPELSDSELLRLHGEVQNLYETYCLEESIDKISFDPFIVEEIRNIAEGPYEGVVKLQTMRCLFEAYEHVLSLLESVFTPMFCHSDEYFTHLLKGAESPKRDSRMNRNSLSVDDMRIVSKRGETFGISRIGSKIKGVFKSTTMEGAMLPYAMVDAEDEVVEEAAMVVEDDIPVEAASTPGVLRNLSAWSITIPYIDFYDDEVKKERVPVFCIDVERNDMKEVGHETEDWSIFRRYMEFYVLENKLTEFHGSFADAQLPSKRIIGPKNYEFLSSKREEFEEYLQRLLQHPELSNSQLLADFLSPHSMETQFMDKMMPDVNLGKIFRSVPGKIIKEKGQNLEPFIQSFFNSCESPKVKPSRPELTILSSTAEANKKLSNDLYKNNANLSKTLETHNRNYFMEMIAVEGMYDYMMFMGRVMFHMPDWLHHILSGGRILLKNTLEAYMDNYIQHKLEMILQEHRVVSLVTMLRDAVFCENSEERTTGDEQRRAKKAFEEMMNYLPDFVEKCIGQEAKYEGIRLLFDGFQQPLLNKQMTYVLMDIAVEELFPELSKQGQGEPSADSNQ; from the exons ATGGAACGTATTCGAGTTTATCTGGAGAGCCTGAAGCAAGGACTGCAAATTGATGTCCTGAGGGAAGTTGGACGTCAATATCCTGTATTTTGCTTTCTTCTGGTTTTCATGCTATCATTAACTATACTTCTTAATAG GTATCTTCACATTCTGATGGTGTTTTGGTCCTTCCTGGCTGGAGTGATTACGTTCTATTGCTCCCTCGGTCCAGAATCACTCCTGCCCAACATCCTGTACACGATAAAGCCGAAGAACAAA CAGCAAGCGCAACAGGAGCTGTTTCCATTGGGACATAGCTGTGCAGTGTGTGGGAAAGTAAAGTGCAAACGTCACAG ACCAACATTACTCCTAGAAAACTATCAGCCATGGTTGGACTTGAAAGTCTACTCCAAAGTGGATGCTTCCATTTCTGAG GTGCTCGAGTTGGTTCTGGAGAATTTTGTATATCCCTGGTACCG GAACATCACAGATGATGAGGCATGCGTAGATGAACTGAGAATGACCTTTCGGTTCTTTGCATCTGTGTTAGTTCGACGCGCTCAGAAG GTTGATGTCCCCTCAGTTATTTCTGGCAAAATGATGAAAGCAGCCATGAAGCATGTTGAAATCATTGCAAAGGCCAAGCAAAAAG tgaaGAACACTGAGGGTTTGCAGCAGGCTGCTCTGGATGAGTATGGCCCTGACTTACATTTTGCTCTGCGTAGTCGCAGAGATGAGCTGCTTTATCTCAGGAAGGTGACAGAGATGCTCTTTGCCTATCTCATGCCTCCCAAAGCCACTGACTGCAG ATCTCTAGCTCTGCTGATGCAAGAGATCCTGGTAGGCTCTGTGTTCCTCCCAACCATGGACTTCATGGCTGATCCT GATACTGTAAACCACATGGTGCTAATATTTGTTGATGACTCTCCA tctgagctggCCATGGAGCCACCGTCTACCCTGGTTCCATTCCTGCAGAAATATGCTGACCCTCGTACCAAGAAGACATCT GTGCTGAAGCTGGAGCTGAAGGAGATCCGGGAGCAGCAGGACCTTCTGTTCCGCTTCATGAAGTTCCTAAAGCAGGAGGGGGCCGTGCACGTGCTCCAGTTCTTACTCACTGTGG AGGAGTTCAATGATAAGATCCTGTGTCCGGAGCTGAGTGACTCTGAGCTGCTGCGTCTGCATGGTGAGGTGCAGAACCTCTACGAGACCTACTGCCTAGAGGAGAGTATCGACAAGATCAGTTTTGACCCTTTCATCGTCGAGGAAATACGAAACA TTGCAGAGGGGCCGTACGAGGGAGTGGTGAAGCTGCAGACTATGCGCTGCCTGTTTGAGGCCTACGAGCATGTCCTGTCCCTGCTGGAGAGCGTCTTCACCCCCATGTTCTGCCACAGCGATGAG TATTTCACACACCTGCTGAAGGGGGCAGAGTCTCCAAAAAGGGACTCCAGAATGAACAG GAATAGTCTGAGTGTGGATGATATGAG GATCGTCTCAAAACGAGGGGAGACGTTCGGGATCAGCCGGATCGGCAGCAAAATCAAAGGTGTCTTCAAGAGCACCACCATGGAGGGGGCGATGCTGCCGTACGCCATGGTCGACGCTGAAGATGAAGTG GTTGAGGAAGCTGCTATGGTGGTGGAGGATGACATCCCTGTGgaggcagctagtactccaggaGTCCTGAGGAACCTGTCAGCCTGGAGCATCACCATCCCCTACATTGACTTCTACGATGACGAGGTGAAGAAGGAGAGGGTCCCCGTGTTCTGCATCGACGTGGAACGCAACGACATGAAGGAAG TGGGACATGAAACGGAGGACTGGTCCATCTTCAGAAGATACATGGAATTCTACGTTCTAGAAAATAAACTCACTGAGTTCCATG GCTCATTTGCAGATGCACAGCTCCCTTCCAAAAGAATTATTGGACCAAAGAACTATGAGTTCCTATCATCAAAGAGGGAAGAATTTGAGGAGTATTTGCAG AGACTGCTGCAGCACCCAGAGCTGAGTAACAGTCAGTTGTTAGCAGATTTCCTGTCACCTCACAGCATGGAGACTCAGTTCATGGACAAGATGATGCCTGATGTCAATCTGG GTAAAATATTCAGGTCTGTCCCTGGAAAAATTATAAAAGAG AAAGGACAGAACCTAGAGCCTTTCATCCAGTCCTTCTTCAACTCTTGTGAATCTCCCAAAGTCAAACCCAGCAGGCCTGAGCTGACCATCCTCAGCTCTACTGCTGAGGCCAACAAGAAG CTCTCCAATGACCTGTACAAAAACAATGCTAATCTGTCTAAGACACTGGAGACTCATAACCGGAACTACTTTATGGAGATGATTGCAGTAGAAGGGATGTATGACTACATGATGTTTATGG GTCGAGTCATGTTCCACATGCCAGACTGGTTGCATCACATTCTTTCAGGGGGGCGGATCTTGCTTAAGAACACGTTGGAGGCCTACATGGATAACTACATTCAACACAAACTAGAGATGATCCTGCAGGAGCACCGTGTGGTGTCTCTCGTCACCATGCTCagag ATGCTGTGTTCTGCGAGAACAGTGAGGAACGCACCACAGGAGACGAGCAGAGAAGAGCCAAGAAGGCATTTGAAGAGATGATGAATTATCTGCCAG ACTTTGTGGAAAAGTGCATCGGACAGGAGGCCAAGTACGAGGGCATCCGACTTCTCTTTGACGGCTTCCAGCAGCCACTTCTCAACAAGCAG ATGACTTACGTTCTGATGGATATTGCTGTCGAAGAACTCTTTCCAGAACTCAGCAAG CAGGGACAGGGGGAGCCGTCAGCAGACAGTAACCAGTGA
- the LOC121552854 gene encoding sorting nexin-14 isoform X3 has translation MERIRVYLESLKQGLQIDVLREVGRQYPVFCFLLVFMLSLTILLNRYLHILMVFWSFLAGVITFYCSLGPESLLPNILYTIKPKNKWDIQKEVTSVVAAGSPYLFFQQQAQQELFPLGHSCAVCGKVKCKRHRPTLLLENYQPWLDLKVYSKVDASISEVLELVLENFVYPWYRNITDDEACVDELRMTFRFFASVLVRRAQKVDVPSVISGKMMKAAMKHVEIIAKAKQKVKNTEGLQQAALDEYGPDLHFALRSRRDELLYLRKVTEMLFAYLMPPKATDCRSLALLMQEILVGSVFLPTMDFMADPDTVNHMVLIFVDDSPSELAMEPPSTLVPFLQKYADPRTKKTSVLKLELKEIREQQDLLFRFMKFLKQEGAVHVLQFLLTVEEFNDKILCPELSDSELLRLHGEVQNLYETYCLEESIDKISFDPFIVEEIRNIAEGPYEGVVKLQTMRCLFEAYEHVLSLLESVFTPMFCHSDEYFTHLLKGAESPKRDSRMNRIVSKRGETFGISRIGSKIKGVFKSTTMEGAMLPYAMVDAEDEVVEEAAMVVEDDIPVEAASTPGVLRNLSAWSITIPYIDFYDDEVKKERVPVFCIDVERNDMKEVGHETEDWSIFRRYMEFYVLENKLTEFHGSFADAQLPSKRIIGPKNYEFLSSKREEFEEYLQRLLQHPELSNSQLLADFLSPHSMETQFMDKMMPDVNLGKIFRSVPGKIIKEKGQNLEPFIQSFFNSCESPKVKPSRPELTILSSTAEANKKLSNDLYKNNANLSKTLETHNRNYFMEMIAVEGMYDYMMFMGRVMFHMPDWLHHILSGGRILLKNTLEAYMDNYIQHKLEMILQEHRVVSLVTMLRDAVFCENSEERTTGDEQRRAKKAFEEMMNYLPDFVEKCIGQEAKYEGIRLLFDGFQQPLLNKQMTYVLMDIAVEELFPELSKQGQGEPSADSNQ, from the exons ATGGAACGTATTCGAGTTTATCTGGAGAGCCTGAAGCAAGGACTGCAAATTGATGTCCTGAGGGAAGTTGGACGTCAATATCCTGTATTTTGCTTTCTTCTGGTTTTCATGCTATCATTAACTATACTTCTTAATAG GTATCTTCACATTCTGATGGTGTTTTGGTCCTTCCTGGCTGGAGTGATTACGTTCTATTGCTCCCTCGGTCCAGAATCACTCCTGCCCAACATCCTGTACACGATAAAGCCGAAGAACAAA TGGGATATCCAAAAGGAAGTGACAAGTGTTGTAGCTGCAGGGTCTCCCTATCTATTCTTCCAGCAGCAAGCGCAACAGGAGCTGTTTCCATTGGGACATAGCTGTGCAGTGTGTGGGAAAGTAAAGTGCAAACGTCACAG ACCAACATTACTCCTAGAAAACTATCAGCCATGGTTGGACTTGAAAGTCTACTCCAAAGTGGATGCTTCCATTTCTGAG GTGCTCGAGTTGGTTCTGGAGAATTTTGTATATCCCTGGTACCG GAACATCACAGATGATGAGGCATGCGTAGATGAACTGAGAATGACCTTTCGGTTCTTTGCATCTGTGTTAGTTCGACGCGCTCAGAAG GTTGATGTCCCCTCAGTTATTTCTGGCAAAATGATGAAAGCAGCCATGAAGCATGTTGAAATCATTGCAAAGGCCAAGCAAAAAG tgaaGAACACTGAGGGTTTGCAGCAGGCTGCTCTGGATGAGTATGGCCCTGACTTACATTTTGCTCTGCGTAGTCGCAGAGATGAGCTGCTTTATCTCAGGAAGGTGACAGAGATGCTCTTTGCCTATCTCATGCCTCCCAAAGCCACTGACTGCAG ATCTCTAGCTCTGCTGATGCAAGAGATCCTGGTAGGCTCTGTGTTCCTCCCAACCATGGACTTCATGGCTGATCCT GATACTGTAAACCACATGGTGCTAATATTTGTTGATGACTCTCCA tctgagctggCCATGGAGCCACCGTCTACCCTGGTTCCATTCCTGCAGAAATATGCTGACCCTCGTACCAAGAAGACATCT GTGCTGAAGCTGGAGCTGAAGGAGATCCGGGAGCAGCAGGACCTTCTGTTCCGCTTCATGAAGTTCCTAAAGCAGGAGGGGGCCGTGCACGTGCTCCAGTTCTTACTCACTGTGG AGGAGTTCAATGATAAGATCCTGTGTCCGGAGCTGAGTGACTCTGAGCTGCTGCGTCTGCATGGTGAGGTGCAGAACCTCTACGAGACCTACTGCCTAGAGGAGAGTATCGACAAGATCAGTTTTGACCCTTTCATCGTCGAGGAAATACGAAACA TTGCAGAGGGGCCGTACGAGGGAGTGGTGAAGCTGCAGACTATGCGCTGCCTGTTTGAGGCCTACGAGCATGTCCTGTCCCTGCTGGAGAGCGTCTTCACCCCCATGTTCTGCCACAGCGATGAG TATTTCACACACCTGCTGAAGGGGGCAGAGTCTCCAAAAAGGGACTCCAGAATGAACAG GATCGTCTCAAAACGAGGGGAGACGTTCGGGATCAGCCGGATCGGCAGCAAAATCAAAGGTGTCTTCAAGAGCACCACCATGGAGGGGGCGATGCTGCCGTACGCCATGGTCGACGCTGAAGATGAAGTG GTTGAGGAAGCTGCTATGGTGGTGGAGGATGACATCCCTGTGgaggcagctagtactccaggaGTCCTGAGGAACCTGTCAGCCTGGAGCATCACCATCCCCTACATTGACTTCTACGATGACGAGGTGAAGAAGGAGAGGGTCCCCGTGTTCTGCATCGACGTGGAACGCAACGACATGAAGGAAG TGGGACATGAAACGGAGGACTGGTCCATCTTCAGAAGATACATGGAATTCTACGTTCTAGAAAATAAACTCACTGAGTTCCATG GCTCATTTGCAGATGCACAGCTCCCTTCCAAAAGAATTATTGGACCAAAGAACTATGAGTTCCTATCATCAAAGAGGGAAGAATTTGAGGAGTATTTGCAG AGACTGCTGCAGCACCCAGAGCTGAGTAACAGTCAGTTGTTAGCAGATTTCCTGTCACCTCACAGCATGGAGACTCAGTTCATGGACAAGATGATGCCTGATGTCAATCTGG GTAAAATATTCAGGTCTGTCCCTGGAAAAATTATAAAAGAG AAAGGACAGAACCTAGAGCCTTTCATCCAGTCCTTCTTCAACTCTTGTGAATCTCCCAAAGTCAAACCCAGCAGGCCTGAGCTGACCATCCTCAGCTCTACTGCTGAGGCCAACAAGAAG CTCTCCAATGACCTGTACAAAAACAATGCTAATCTGTCTAAGACACTGGAGACTCATAACCGGAACTACTTTATGGAGATGATTGCAGTAGAAGGGATGTATGACTACATGATGTTTATGG GTCGAGTCATGTTCCACATGCCAGACTGGTTGCATCACATTCTTTCAGGGGGGCGGATCTTGCTTAAGAACACGTTGGAGGCCTACATGGATAACTACATTCAACACAAACTAGAGATGATCCTGCAGGAGCACCGTGTGGTGTCTCTCGTCACCATGCTCagag ATGCTGTGTTCTGCGAGAACAGTGAGGAACGCACCACAGGAGACGAGCAGAGAAGAGCCAAGAAGGCATTTGAAGAGATGATGAATTATCTGCCAG ACTTTGTGGAAAAGTGCATCGGACAGGAGGCCAAGTACGAGGGCATCCGACTTCTCTTTGACGGCTTCCAGCAGCCACTTCTCAACAAGCAG ATGACTTACGTTCTGATGGATATTGCTGTCGAAGAACTCTTTCCAGAACTCAGCAAG CAGGGACAGGGGGAGCCGTCAGCAGACAGTAACCAGTGA